The DNA sequence actaactttattctttcttttactttactctctcatctctctcttattttactttctcctttattttattttacttcattttactcattaaacacaacttttttaaatattatgttagaaaaaaaatgcctCAAATAATATGGGACGAAAGAAATGGGAATACTGATTTATACTTTCCACTgcttaaaattattattttaagataattCTCCACTAAACCATTCCctatatataaacaatttaTAAGAAGAATTTCTTAAACTTACGACCAACTCAATCTATTTTACTATTGTCTATTAAGATGAGAAATTGCTGGGAAATCGCATCAAGAAAAGATGAGATTTACTCTGACAAAAACGCGTGTGACCCTTATATAACTATATGTCCATATCTTTCCTCGTCAAATTATGTCTttaaattgacaaaaaaaagtttttcttttttatccaAGTTGAACCTTCCAAGTGTTCCCGGGTAATCTGCATGAAAATTccacaataataaatactccctctgtccctgaaattttgttaaaattttctattttcattcgtcccacaaaatttatcacatttaaCCTTTTGCTATTATTGATAATGGatctcacgttccactaacttattcttactcacattttattataaaactagtgctttaaaagtaggacccacgtcctgccaactttttcaacccactttccattatatttcttaaaatcgtGATCGACCCTTCGATAACTATAGGTCCATATCTTTCCTCGTCAAATTATGtctttgaattgaaaaaaaaaaagtttctcttttttatcCAAGTTGAACCTCTTTCCTAGGTAATCTGTATGAAAATTCCACAATAATAGATATTCCCTCAATACCTGAAATTTTggcaaatttttttattttcgtccGCAACCtgaaattttgtcaattttttctattttcattatttccacaaagtttgtcacattttactttttaccattttttttatagtgaacctcatatttcactaatgtgtttttacttacattttattataaaactagtactttaaaagtagaaccAATAtcctaccaactttttcagcccactttccattacatttggCTTGGTCAATGTGAAATATTTAAGGGCACATTGAAACGAAATTTGAAGTTTCAACTATCATCTGAGTTCAACGTAATGATGTGGGAGATTCCAAAGCTAGTAATCCTTCTTCTTGTGTTGCACATTTTTGAAACCACGTCCCAGCCAATTTGCGCGGAGAGGGGCGACGCATTCGCAACCAACAGCACGTACGAGGCCAACCTCAACACCCTCGTCGCCTCCCTCTCCACCTCCATCGGCGGCACCGGATTCCTCAACACCTCCGTTGGCCAGAGCCCCGACACCGTCAACGCCATCGTCCTCTGCAGAGGAGACATCTCGCTCCCAGCTTGCCGCGAATGCGTCGCCGCCACAGCTCCAGCAACCGCGCAGCGATGCCCCAACTGGAAGGAAGCCATATTCTGGAATGAAACATGCATGATTAGATACTCCAACAGACCCATATTCGGAGTGCTGGAAATCCAGCCTGTCTCCCAGCTTCCAAGCACGGCCATAGCGCCGAACTCAAGGCGCCACGACGAGGAGCTGAGAACCTTGCTGGAGAGCCTCAGGGGAGTGGCAGCCAACGGCGGCACCCTCAAGAAGGTCGCCGCGGGTAACAGAACTGCGCCCGATTTGGCGACGATTTACGCTCTGGAGCAGTGCACCCCGGATTTATCTGTTCAGGACTGCACTGATTGTTTGACGAGGGCTATTGATGATTTCCCAACGTGTTGCAGCGGAGTCATTGGATCCGGGATTTTGAGGCCCAGCTGCACCCTCCGGTTTGAGAATTATCGGTTTTACAATGGTTCGATGGTTCAAGTGCCGCAACAACCATCATCCACAACAGGTTCTTTTCGGTGTTGCCAATTCAAActaaaaaactactccctccgtcccccgttaagagtcacacttttccatttcggtccgtccccaattaagagtcacacttcacttttatcataaatagtaagtaggtcccacattccactaactcaattcactcacattttattataaaaccaatataaaaaatgggtcacacattccactaacttttttaaccaacttttctttacatttcttaaaacccgtgtctggtcaaagagtgactcctaataggggacggggggagtaacatataattgtatatatttcatatgcatgaaattttgattaagtACCAACAATTGAAGTTGCTTTTAATTTGCAGGAAAGGAATCGAATAAAACGGCTATCATTGTTGCAGTTTCAGTTTCAGTTTctgtattttttatactcctagTTATCCTTGTTGTCTTGTTGAGGAGGAGAAAAGTGAAGCAGAAACCAGAGGAAAATTTTGAGAGTACACACCTCTATATTTCTATGAATCTCTCGTCTTACTTGAACAATCTGAAGTTAGCTAAGTGTAGATAGTAACTGTTTCTCATATGAAATTTTAGATACTGAAGAAGTTAGCACTGATGACTGCCAACAATATGATCTTGCGAAAATCAGGGCAGCAACAGATGATTTTTCTGCTGATAACAAGCTCGGGGAAGGTGGATTTGGGGCTGTTTATAAGGTAATACTCcacgttttttcattttgggatgtccaaTATTTATAGAACCATTTACTTTACATATCACCAACTTTTTACACTCACAATCCAGTATAAAATGAATACAGTAACTTTAAAAGAATGTGGGGTTGTATATAAGGTAATAGTGTGCAATTGGGTCTGTTTATAAGGCAATGTGGTGTATAAGAACAAGCATGCATATTTTTTCTGTGAAGAGTTGAACAAAACTATTTATGTAATAGTTTTGATATCTCTGCAGGGGAGATTTTCAAATGGTCAAGAAATAGCTGTGAAAAGGTTGTCCATGGGATCAGGGCAGGGCGATACTGAGTTCAAGAATGAAGTCTTGTTAGTAGCAAGGCTTCAACACAGAAATTTGGTTCGACTACTAGGTTTCTGCGTCGAAGGGAATGAGAGGATTCTAGTGTATGAATTCCTTGAGAATTCGAGCCTAGACAAATTCCTATTTGGTATGGGTTCGAATGTTTAGCATTAATCTTAACAGTAGTATTTATGTTTGATAGAGCATGCTTGTTGTAGATCCAAAGAAACGTTCGGAGTTGAACTGGGACAGACGGTTCAACATAATACGAGGAATAGCAAGGGGCATCGTGTACATGCATGAAGATTCACGGCTCAAGATCATCCACCGTGATCTCAAAGCAAGTAACATACTCTTGGATAGAGATATGAATCCTAAAATAGCAGATTTTGGCACGGCAAGATTGTTCAAGCAAGATGAAACTCAAGGAAACACCAGCAGAATCGTTGGAACTTAGTAAGCATCGATCATTGCACTTGCACACAAGGAAACACGAACAGAATCAGTTACTGGTTAAACTAACGATAACGTGCATGTTGCCTTGCAGTGGGTATATGTCACCGGAATACATAATGCACGGCCAAATCTCTGTCAAGACAGACGTCTTCAGTTTTGGAGTGTTAGTCTTGGAAATCATGAGCGGCAGAAAACACAATGCTATTATTCACGATGGGGAACTTGAGGACCTTTTGACTTATGTAAGTATATGGATGTGGTGATTTAAAACATGGTAATATGCTAATATGTGTGATTGAGTAATTAGATGTAATTTGTCTCAGGCATGGGAAAAGTGGGAGCAAGGGACACCTGAAGATAGTATAGATCCTATACTTGGGAATGGATTACAGGAGATGTTGAGATGCATGCACATTGGCCTGTTGTGCGTTCAAGAAGATCCTCGTATGAGGCCAACGATGGCAGAGGTGGTTATAATGCTCGGTAGCTCCACCGTAGCACTGCCAGTTCCTTCGAGGATCCGTCTCtcattaattgtccactttcactttataccataaatggtaagtaggtcacatgttccactaactcatttcactcacaatttattatgaaactaatatacaaaagtgagagtcatattccaccaactttttcaactcacttttctttacatttcttaaaactcgtattgGAACAAAAGTAGACAAGTAATgagagacggagggagtagaaatGATCACTTTACATATAttaagaccatctccaatgACACTACAAAAGTACTTAAAATGCAGTATGGAATAGAGCAAATggttaatgcaaaattaattacGAGATCAGAagcgatttttttttccgaacCATGAGATTTATCGTTGATCATAGAGTTCTAACAATGTTATTGTTGAGTACAAGTTCATCCCACATCGGGAGTCttgagggaagttggaaggtaTATATAATTTCTGTCCAACCAAAGCCTTTTGCGAAGtgacccaaaaataaatctgTGTTGGCTTAACCCAAATCGAACATTATCACACCTATGTTGTAGTGCATGATCTGAAACAGTTATTCATAGTCTTTGACCGCTGAACTAGTCTTGTGAGCTAGAAGACAGGACCATTTCCAAGTGGTGGTTGTCAAATCATGGAGAGAAAATTATGAGAATTTTATTGGGGATTGAAGTGATGCTAAATTCTCTTTTATCTTTGTTCTCTGTTTCTTCATATGTGTTTGTCCAATTCCACTCCCGTCTTATTCATGTAGTGATGGCCCTGTTTGACACTTTCATTgactttcttcttctttatgtTTGCAAAGATATTTGGAAAAAAGCGCTTATGAATTCAAGAGATGATGAAACGCAACACAGCTCTAGACGCTTCTTCTCCATCGAATAGGTCGGGAGTTTGAGTCACCTGCAGTTGAAATGTATCCAGTTCGCATGATTCTAGTGATCATCATATACCTTTCATCCCAGGCGAGAGCACAGGAAAATCCCTTCCGATGTACCAGCAACGGGGGCTACAAGAATAATAGCGTATACAGCGCCAACCTCAACGCCCTACTCCTCTCTTTTTCCACCAACATTAGCGACTACGGCTTCCACAGCGCATCTGTTGGCGCAGTCAACGGCCTCGCCCTCTGCAGGGCCGACCAAACCCTTGACCAGTGTCGCACTTGTGTCGAGTCAGCCTCGCGCCAGGTGCTTCAGTCGTGCCCCAGCGCGAGACAGGCGGTTATATGGTACGAACACTGCTCCTTGCGCTACTCTGACTATCCCATACACAATACGCAGACGGAAGATCCAACCTATCTGctaataaatacacaaaatgcTTCGAATGGAGATGCGTTCAAGGAGGACAGGGCGAGGCTGCTGTCTGATCTCACCGCACAGGCGGCTAACGGCACGTTCGAGCTCAAAGTTGGTGCAGGGGCTAGGAATCTCTCACGCTCAGAGTTTTCGATGATTTATGCTCTGGTGCAGTGTACACCGGACTTTTCATCGGAAAATTGCCGGAGATGCTTGGCTGGGCATTCCCAATTCCTTCAAAGTTATATTTCGATTGGGTTCAGAGTGCTAGGACCCAACTGCATTATTTGGTATGAAGAAATTAATTTCTACAATGAAACTCGGCTTAGGGAATTGGGGGTGCAAATTGTAGCTTCGCAGCCTCAGCCACAGCCACAAGTGTACACATTGTGTGGCTTGATTTTGCGTGCGAATGTGTGATCTAGAGCATTATAAACACAAGATATTTCTTTATTAGCCATACAGATTAGTCAAATTCCTATATTTACCAAATAATTAAGCATGCAGTGTAATTAACTAGTTATAAGATAAGagcattttcttatttctgcAGAAAGTAATGGAAATAATACAACACTTATACAAGGAAAGAAAGATGATAATACGGCAAAAGTTATCATCTTCATTGCTGTCCCAGTTGGAGCAACTCTATTATTTGCTGCTTGTGCCATTATCATCTTCACTAGGAGAAGAACGAAGCAGAGCAGTGCATATAAAATAGCCGAGTGTAAGATTTATTCATCTTCTCTTTTATCCATACTCATGACTAATGCAGCTGACCCTTAATTATATCTTCTCACTGGTGATTCAGCTGCTGACGACATTTGTAATGTTGAATCCCTGCAATATGATTTTCGCATCATCAGAGCTGCAACTAATGATTTTTCCGATGCTAACAAGCTCGGCCAAGGCGGATTCGGGGCTGTTTATAAGGTagttctattttgtattttgaatCTTTGATAAACAAGAACAAGCACGATTGTCATACCGACCAATATTGACAGGGAAAACTTCAAAGTGGCGAAGAAATAGCAGTTAAACGGTTGTCCAGAGATTCAAGGCAAGGCAATGTGGAATTCAAGAATGAGGTTTTGTTAGTTGCCAAACTTCAACATAGGAATCTGGTGAAACTCTTAGGTTTCTCTATGGAAGGAACCGAGAGGGTACTAATATATGAATTCGTTCCGAATGCAAGCCTTGACAAGTTCATATTTGGTAATGTTTTTCTAGTTTCAATATAGAACATCAACCCTTGCTTGCTCATTTCAGTAATTAGTAGTATGCAGATCCAGTCAAAAGTTCGCAGTTGGATTGGGACAGACGCTACATGATCATAAGGGGTGTCGCGAAGGGGCTTCTGTACTTGCACGAAGACTCTCGACTCAGGATCATTCACCGTGATCTAAAAGCCAGCAACGTACTGTTGGATGGAGATATGAATCCCAACATTGCAGATTTTGGCATGGCGAGATTGTTTAAACAAGATGAAACTCAAGGAAATACAAGCAAGATTGTTGGAACATAGTaagttttttatattgatagTTCCTTTATTCCCCACTAactcaatatttcaattttgaatacGCAGTGGTTATATGTCGCCTGAATACGTGATGCATGGTATGTACTCGAATAAGTCTGATGTGTATAGTTTTGGGGTGCTTGTTCTGGAAATCTTGAGTGGTCAGAGAAGTGCTTGTATCAAAAATGAGGAGAATGGAGAGGACTTATTGACTATTGTA is a window from the Salvia hispanica cultivar TCC Black 2014 chromosome 1, UniMelb_Shisp_WGS_1.0, whole genome shotgun sequence genome containing:
- the LOC125188261 gene encoding cysteine-rich receptor-like protein kinase 44, with the translated sequence MMWEIPKLVILLLVLHIFETTSQPICAERGDAFATNSTYEANLNTLVASLSTSIGGTGFLNTSVGQSPDTVNAIVLCRGDISLPACRECVAATAPATAQRCPNWKEAIFWNETCMIRYSNRPIFGVLEIQPVSQLPSTAIAPNSRRHDEELRTLLESLRGVAANGGTLKKVAAGNRTAPDLATIYALEQCTPDLSVQDCTDCLTRAIDDFPTCCSGVIGSGILRPSCTLRFENYRFYNGSMVQVPQQPSSTTGKESNKTAIIVAVSVSVSVFFILLVILVVLLRRRKVKQKPEENFENTEEVSTDDCQQYDLAKIRAATDDFSADNKLGEGGFGAVYKGRFSNGQEIAVKRLSMGSGQGDTEFKNEVLLVARLQHRNLVRLLGFCVEGNERILVYEFLENSSLDKFLFDPKKRSELNWDRRFNIIRGIARGIVYMHEDSRLKIIHRDLKASNILLDRDMNPKIADFGTARLFKQDETQGNTSRIVGTYGYMSPEYIMHGQISVKTDVFSFGVLVLEIMSGRKHNAIIHDGELEDLLTYAWEKWEQGTPEDSIDPILGNGLQEMLRCMHIGLLCVQEDPRMRPTMAEVVIMLGSSTVALPVPSRIHIWKKALMNSRDDETQHSSRRFFSIE
- the LOC125201350 gene encoding cysteine-rich receptor-like protein kinase 10 isoform X2, yielding MYPVRMILVIIIYLSSQARAQENPFRCTSNGGYKNNSVYSANLNALLLSFSTNISDYGFHSASVGAVNGLALCRADQTLDQCRTCVESASRQVLQSCPSARQAVIWYEHCSLRYSDYPIHNTQTEDPTYLLINTQNASNGDAFKEDRARLLSDLTAQAANGTFELKVGAGARNLSRSEFSMIYALVQCTPDFSSENCRRCLAGHSQFLQSYISIGFRVLGPNCIICNGNNTTLIQGKKDDNTAKVIIFIAVPVGATLLFAACAIIIFTRRRTKQSSAYKIAESADDICNVESLQYDFRIIRAATNDFSDANKLGQGGFGAVYKGKLQSGEEIAVKRLSRDSRQGNVEFKNEVLLVAKLQHRNLVKLLGFSMEGTERVLIYEFVPNASLDKFIFDPVKSSQLDWDRRYMIIRGVAKGLLYLHEDSRLRIIHRDLKASNVLLDGDMNPNIADFGMARLFKQDETQGNTSKIVGTYGYMSPEYVMHGMYSNKSDVYSFGVLVLEILSGQRSACIKNEENGEDLLTIILKHSDMEEVE
- the LOC125201350 gene encoding cysteine-rich receptor-like protein kinase 44 isoform X1 gives rise to the protein MYPVRMILVIIIYLSSQARAQENPFRCTSNGGYKNNSVYSANLNALLLSFSTNISDYGFHSASVGAVNGLALCRADQTLDQCRTCVESASRQVLQSCPSARQAVIWYEHCSLRYSDYPIHNTQTEDPTYLLINTQNASNGDAFKEDRARLLSDLTAQAANGTFELKVGAGARNLSRSEFSMIYALVQCTPDFSSENCRRCLAGHSQFLQSYISIGFRVLGPNCIICNGNNTTLIQGKKDDNTAKVIIFIAVPVGATLLFAACAIIIFTRRRTKQSSAYKIAESADDICNVESLQYDFRIIRAATNDFSDANKLGQGGFGAVYKGKLQSGEEIAVKRLSRDSRQGNVEFKNEVLLVAKLQHRNLVKLLGFSMEGTERVLIYEFVPNASLDKFIFDPVKSSQLDWDRRYMIIRGVAKGLLYLHEDSRLRIIHRDLKASNVLLDGDMNPNIADFGMARLFKQDETQGNTSKIVGTYGYMSPEYVMHGMYSNKSDVYSFGVLVLEILSGQRSACIKNEENGEDLLTITWKKWSEGTAADMIDPVVRNGAGSERDMVRCIHIGLLCVQENAATRPTMASVAQMLGRTTMSLPVPSEPAFYLSSRYGPVDSCSSEVRTGVSQGSSSVNDVSISELCPR